GTGTGAACTGAGTGGTCCATATAACTAGACTAGTAATAGTTGTAGCATAATTTGTTAGCTAATCTGCAGGCCGTATGTGGACCCTATATAGAATACCAGTGACAGACCACAGTACAAACTGAAGATTGCCATCATTGACTAATCACCTGCCAATCTTCTCAAATGTGACATAAGTGGCAACTTTGACATTCAAGTTTTAAAATGCTTATATAGTGATCAATGAGTATACATGTATTTTATCATAGTAAGTTGCTTCATCTATCAATATAAAATGTGTTCTACATATTTATTCTTATAGAGATGATCCAAGGGTGTCATTCCTTTTTGATTCTTGAGTCCTCCACCACACTCCTGGAATAATGCGGACCATTTACAAGTTACCTAGAAGTTGCAGTAAATGTGATGACGGCTGAATTTCCAGCTGGAGTCTATTAGGACTGAATGAAATTTTGAATtattaaaacttttttttataatagtGTTGCATAATTTACAATCTGTATAGTTTTAGAACCACTATCTGAATTGTATTTTCTTTTGCTTCTAATTATGCCACTTTCACTTAACCTATTTTATTGAAATTATGTGTTATTTGCCAGTTCACTTGCAGTATCTGTAAATTAAGGGCCTGTTTGGCCCCATTGCTGTTTGTATTTTTGTTTCTCTCCAGATTAGTTAAATCCCACATGGAGACTGATATAGCAGACAATATTTGCATGGAACTTCAGCTGCTCCTTGCTTCTACGTATGCTTGTttttgaaaatgataaaaatCGTTGTCTCTCAAGTCTCTGAAGATTTTACAAACAGCTAAGGAAAAAACCCAAGAGTCTCATCATGTTGGTAGTCCGGTGCAGTACATTTTTCAGTTTTTGAAAACGGAAACAGAAAACTAAAGCATTACCAAATGGGCCCTAAATTTACATCATTTTTTTCAACTGGCAAGTTAATGTAGCTTGACTTATTTACAGATATTGTATGCAATGGTGTTCAATGTGTTGTTGCTTTAATCAATCAGTGCAATTGCCTAGTTGATGGATAACATAGCTATGCCTGTTTGGTTGACTTAAGGTTACAAAATCATGAATTATTTGCAATTCCAACCatacttatttgaagtagctTTCAGATGAACAATAGTTTGAGGATTATGAACATGTATTTCAATTGTTAGGAAGATTCACTTTATCCGTGGTTATTTTCAGGATTTCAAGTTTGACGAATATGAAGCAGTTAAAAAATGCTATCCACATGGATATCATGGAGTTGATAGATATGGTAGACCATTGTACATTGAAAGAATTGGGTCGGTGGACCTCAATACCTTGTTACGTGTAACTACAGTTGACCGCTATATCAAAAATCACATTTCAGAACAAGAGAAAACATTAAACTTAAGGTACGCTGCATGCTCACTTGCAGCTAGGAAGTACATAGCCTCAACAACGAGCATTCTAGATGTGAAAGGAGTGGTAATTGTCATTGTTATAAATATTTTCTTGTGGTTTGAAGGAATTGACATCCTATCCTCACTTTGATTAAATCTCCTGGGCCTCACTGCACTAACTTCACTCTATTTGTCAGATAAAAATGTATAAAGCAATTTAACATGACCAATGATCGTCCATGATGTAATTCACCATGTGGTAATGGGACCTCAAATTAAGTAAAACTGTAAAATTTTAGCTCAAATTTATTTAAGGTGTGCCAATCACTTTTAGGTGATCATTTAGAAGTACTATATTTACTAAAGGCCTGCTTTGCTGCTGATCAATAGGCAACTTAAGTTTGGATATGGAAGAACGACATTGATGCATGACCATGAATCTCTGAAATTCTACAAGATGCATGGCAAGCTCTCTTTGCAACGTTCGCTATAACTTGGTAGCATCATTCATTTGTCATCTATAGCATTTCTGTAGGCAGACTCCCTCCTATCTTGTAGTGATATTTTTGCAAGTGAGACTGGGAACAAACATAAGCAATCACCATCTTTCTAATTCTAAGCAAAAGAAAAATCTAttgttttgaaaaataattattgTATCTTATGTATCAGATGCAATATCACAGATTTCTTGATttcattataagagaaatcaggATAATTTGCAAATCTGTATGCTAGATAATTACAGTGACACAGATTATGTGTAGCTGTCATAGGtctctgtcttttttttttttttctaaacagagGAATCAGGGAGCTTCCCCCaattttattaaagaaatatAGATTCCTCTTTCATAGTTTAAAATGTTATTTTTGCCTAATGATGAGACCCTTGCCTGAAAAATTATACTCAATTAAGGCTTCCATGAACTCAGCAGAGGGTGCACTTGGATGAGATAGAAAATTTATACACTTACAAACTATTTCGAGTAATAAAATGACATGGATAACCCATAAACAAGCAATCATATTTGGATTTTATCTAGTATGGTAATGTAGTCATCTTGTTCATAAGTAATTagaaatttggaaaaaaaaaaaagaaatgtgcATCTCTAATATAGGATGCTCCTAACATTTGGTGAACTAAGAGTTGCAGAAATCAGGTGCAAACATTTGATATAAAACTACAAAGCCATTTCTTGTTAATTTTTCTGCATGCAACTTACTCGAACTTGATCTGCaacctttttcttcttcatttgttTACTTCTTTAGTTAATTTTCAATTAATACTCCATTTATATAATAATTCTACATAATTGTAAATTTTACCAAATATGTTTCTTTCATCTATACTTTTAGTTTTATCTGCTCTTGCAGTTGTATATACTCTGAActgtgaaattaaaatttttcttatgaatACTCAATTGATGCTTTGATAAAGGCTTGAGGGGAATGCAATATATCTGATAACTTTAAATTCCTGATGTAGGGTACAAGTAACTTCTCAAAGCCTGCTAGAGAGCTTTTTACAGAAATTCAAAAGATTGATAGCACTTACTACCCAGAGGTATGAGAGCTTTTTACAGAAATTCAAAAGATTGATAGCACTTACTACCCAGAGGTATGAGAATTGTTACTCTAGAGTTCATTCGTATGGACCTGATTAAGATAGAGCTTGGTCATATAATTGCATCTGTTTAAATTCATCGGCTCAAGCATATGTAATTGGTAATATTTATAAGCATTAGTAGATTTTTAAGCTATTTGTTATGTTTATCTGTCTTCTTTAGAGCGAGGGATCTTAATATGTATTCACAACAATGACCGCCACTAATCCTTGTCAATGAGTTGATGTCACATCCATACCCAACAGTCAACCAGTGTCAACCCTTCCATGGATTGCACTGAATATGTTTTTAGTTGGCTCTGTGTTGTCACTTTCCGGGTACAAGTGTTACCTCTAATGGTCATACTCTGTTTACATCTTATTCATTTTGATACCAAATTATGCAGTAAAATTTAGCTCTTAGAAGTGCAAATTAGTTTCTCCAAACATGCAATTTGATTCACATTTTTAATCAACTATCAACTGCCAATGATCCTTGAAGCTGACTCTAGCTAGTTGGCATTAGGACCATAGGTTATTATTCATTAAATTGATTATGTTAATACCTATTTGAGATATTAAATTTCTGTAGTTATAGTCTTTGCACCAAGACCCAAGGTTGTACATGGCCTGTGGTATGAGGGGCTGTGTAATTAATTGCATGAATTTGATTATTGAAAAGGGATTTCTGAAAATAAAGATCCATGGCACCCTCTTTCATCCTGAAACTCTTTAACCAATGCTAGCTGTTTGTCAAATGATTTGGTAGtgtccttgtaatttttctttaaATGGTCTTGCCATTCTACTCTGTCTTATTATCACCACTCTGCCTCAATTGTTTATATGCTTAATTCAATTTTCCTAAAAGTTTTCCTTGTACATATGTATCTGTTAGCTCTCAAGATTACAACTATTTTTCGCCTTTTCGTATGGTCATTTGCCACATAATGGTTCCTAGTCCCCACGCTTAATACTGCATCATCCATTGTATATGATACTTCATCATCTGTTCCTGTGTCGTTTATGGACAACTCAAACTTCTCACTTCCTTTCAACGTTCTCTAGCCTCTCCTGACATCTGATCTTGCTACCTTTTCCTTGGGTGTTATGAAGCTCAATATCATCCTTCCTCTACTCATTTTCCGAGTGAAAATTCCAAACCACTAGTATCCACAACATCAGTTTCAAGTACAACAAcaaatttgattatttaattttctttttcttgtatGCATTAAAACATTTGGTGGAGAATTTTAAAGCATTTCTTCACTGACTATTTCTTTATGTTAAAGAGGTTATGATATTGGATGCCACTTCTTTCCAAACAAACTAAGAGATTGTAAGGAGGCTGCTGAATCACTTGAAGGAGTTGATGGATCATTGTTCATAAATCATTTATCCATCTTGTCTTCCCTTATTCACAGACTTTACATCGACTATATATTGTCAATGCTGGATCCGGGTTTAGAGTGCTGTGGAAAGCGATAAGTGCTTTTC
Above is a genomic segment from Elaeis guineensis isolate ETL-2024a chromosome 1, EG11, whole genome shotgun sequence containing:
- the LOC140856509 gene encoding phosphatidylinositol/phosphatidylcholine transfer protein SFH11-like — protein: METDIADNICMELQLLLASTKIHFIRGYFQDFKFDEYEAVKKCYPHGYHGVDRYGRPLYIERIGSVDLNTLLRVTTVDRYIKNHISEQEKTLNLRYAACSLAARKYIASTTSILDVKGVGTSNFSKPARELFTEIQKIDSTYYPETLHRLYIVNAGSGFRVLWKAISAFLDARTRLKIQVLGNQYQSKLLEAVDPSNLPDFLGGSCTCSEYGGCLLKDKGPWTDPEINNILQEYFSRGEKFADYEESDSKIGVDGFQQEVQTGDVAEQVAQKILELEDCLVDTKELIETLLSKQQKLTDHIEQLKKLTSV